The genomic stretch GTGGCACGCGCATGGGCGGCAGCTCGTCGGGTCTCGGGGCGTTCAAGGCCGCCCTCCACCTGCGCGGCGTCATCGACTGCCCGATCACCGCGCTCCCGCAGATCCCGCTCAACGACGACGAGATCGGCCAGATCGGCAAGCTCCTGGCCGGGGCCGGGCTGCTCTAGCGCAGGCGGCCCCGGCCGGGGCCGCAGATCAGAGCGCGCCGGCCCGTCCGGCCGTGCCGGCCATCTGGGCGACGTCCTTCGCGCCGTCCTCGATCAGCTTCGAGGCGAGCTCGGACAGCGCCCGCCCGGCGGCCAGCTCGTCCCCGATCCCGGGCACGGGCCGGTCGATCGGGTTGCGGCGGGCGTGCGCCACGCTCTCGTGCCGCTTGCCGTCCGGAGTGAACAACACCGCCGTGGCCGTGGTCAGAGCGTCGGCGTCGTCCTCGCTGATCCAGATCTGTATGTTCCACTGCTTGTACTCCATAACGACCACCTCCTATTCCGACCCTCCTACCCAGAGGCGTGGGAGTAAAGTCACCTGCCGAAACCGCCAC from Nonomuraea polychroma encodes the following:
- a CDS encoding DUF1876 domain-containing protein, with the protein product MEYKQWNIQIWISEDDADALTTATAVLFTPDGKRHESVAHARRNPIDRPVPGIGDELAAGRALSELASKLIEDGAKDVAQMAGTAGRAGAL